A window of Numenius arquata chromosome 6, bNumArq3.hap1.1, whole genome shotgun sequence contains these coding sequences:
- the TP53I11 gene encoding tumor protein p53-inducible protein 11 — MAAKQPPPLMKKHSQTDLVSRLKTRKILGVGGEDDDGEVHRSKISQVLGNEIKFAVREPLGLRVWQLVSAIMFSGIAIMALAFPDQLYEAVFDEESVGSKTPIRLYGGALLSISLIMWNALYTAEKVIIRWSLLTEACYFAVQFLVTTVSLVESSRIATGAVLLLVSRILFILISIYYYYQVGRRPKKV, encoded by the exons ATGGCGGCGAAGCAGCCCCCGCCGCTGATGAAGAAGCACAGCCAGACCGACCTGGTGAGCAGGCTGAAGACGCGGAAGATCCTGGGGGTCGGCGGGGAGGATGACGACGGCGAGGTCCATCGCTCCAAG aTTAGCCAAGTGCTGGGAAATGAAATCAAGTTTGCTGTCCGGGAACCGCTGGGGCTCAG GGTCTGGCAGCTGGTTTCCGCCATCATGTTTTCCGGGATCGCCATCATG GCCCTTGCGTTCCCTGACCAGCTCTACGAAGCCGTCTTCGATGAGGAATCTGTGGGCAGCAAGACTCCCATCCGGCTCTATGGAGGAGCCCTCCTCA GTATCTCGCTTATCATGTGGAATGCGCTCTACACAGCCGAAAAAGTCATTATCCGCTGGAGCCTGCTGACAGAGGCGTGCTACTTCGCCGTCCAGTTCCTGG tTACCACTGTCTCCCTGGTCGAGAGCAGCCGGATAGCCACGGGTGCCGTGCTCCTCCTGGTCAGCCGAATCCTCTTCATCCTCAtcagcatttattattattaccaagTTGGACGCCGCCCCAAGAAAGTCTAA